The Flavobacteriaceae bacterium 3519-10 genome includes a window with the following:
- a CDS encoding two-component response regulator encodes MKMNKASDKIRILIVDDHQLMIEGLKSLLEDEDSISFVAGATTMKETLDFLAEHEIDVILMDVNMPDSSGIEITKKVRALYPHPKVIALTMHEDISIISKMIKAGASGYVLKRTNMHEVIDALKTVHQNGRYLSTSVQNVIMDNLMLPEDLMDAKDDNKPVLSGRELEVLKLIAKEFSNEQIGEQLFISERTVEAHRRNIFMKTKTKSIVGLIKYAITEGIVSIDG; translated from the coding sequence TTGAAAATGAATAAGGCAAGCGACAAGATCAGGATCTTAATAGTAGATGACCATCAGCTGATGATCGAAGGACTGAAATCTCTTCTAGAAGATGAAGACAGTATTTCGTTTGTGGCCGGCGCAACAACGATGAAGGAAACCCTGGATTTCCTGGCAGAACATGAGATTGATGTTATTCTGATGGATGTGAATATGCCGGATTCATCAGGGATAGAGATCACCAAAAAGGTCAGGGCGCTTTATCCTCACCCAAAAGTCATCGCGCTTACGATGCATGAGGACATCTCCATCATTTCTAAAATGATAAAAGCAGGAGCCTCTGGCTATGTTCTGAAAAGGACCAACATGCACGAGGTGATCGACGCACTCAAAACGGTTCATCAGAACGGGAGGTATCTGAGTACCAGCGTGCAGAATGTTATTATGGACAACCTGATGCTGCCTGAAGACCTTATGGACGCGAAGGATGATAATAAACCTGTCCTCTCCGGCAGGGAACTCGAGGTGCTGAAGCTGATTGCAAAAGAGTTCAGCAACGAGCAGATCGGTGAACAGCTGTTTATCAGTGAGCGCACCGTAGAGGCGCACCGCAGGAATATTTTCATGAAAACGAAAACAAAATCCATTGTCGGACTGATAAAATATGCGATAACGGAAGGGATTGTGTCGATTGACGGATGA
- a CDS encoding rifampin ADP-ribosyl transferase: MEFSPFNPIVKLCLQGMEMEENGKPEEARRLFTQSWDEATNDFEKFLAAHYVARHQHNVADRLKWLETGLHFALKVNSPAADSALPSLYLTISRCYEELGDAEKAKSYSGLANLSANNLTDNGPFYHGTKADLQTGDVLTAGGGSNYKAELKMNHIYFTALVDGAALAAALAKGDGNERVYIVEPTGNFENDPNLTDRKFPGNPSRSYRSEAPLKIVGEVKGWAAQTPQAIQKFREKLENNRGEIIN; encoded by the coding sequence ATGGAATTTTCACCTTTCAACCCTATTGTGAAACTTTGTCTTCAGGGCATGGAGATGGAAGAAAACGGCAAACCCGAAGAAGCACGAAGGTTATTTACCCAAAGTTGGGATGAAGCGACAAATGATTTTGAAAAATTTCTTGCCGCGCATTATGTGGCGCGACATCAGCACAACGTGGCCGACCGCTTAAAATGGCTCGAAACGGGTTTGCATTTTGCATTAAAGGTAAACAGTCCGGCGGCGGACAGCGCCCTGCCTTCGCTTTATCTGACTATAAGCAGGTGTTACGAAGAGTTAGGCGATGCTGAAAAGGCGAAATCGTATTCCGGGTTAGCCAATCTGTCTGCAAATAATCTCACGGATAACGGCCCCTTTTATCACGGTACAAAAGCGGATTTACAGACTGGCGATGTACTCACCGCCGGCGGAGGTTCCAATTACAAAGCCGAACTGAAAATGAACCACATTTATTTTACAGCTTTGGTGGATGGTGCCGCACTGGCTGCTGCATTGGCAAAAGGCGACGGAAATGAAAGGGTTTATATTGTGGAGCCCACCGGAAATTTTGAAAATGACCCAAACCTAACCGACCGAAAATTTCCGGGTAATCCCTCGCGTTCATACCGTTCCGAGGCACCGCTCAAAATTGTCGGAGAAGTAAAGGGATGGGCGGCACAAACCCCTCAAGCAATTCAGAAATTCCGTGAGAAGTTGGAGAATAACAGGGGGGAAATAATCAATTAA
- a CDS encoding DNA polymerase IV, which yields MNRAIVHMDLDTFFVSCERLQNSKLIGVPVIVGGGDRGVVTSCSYEARYFGVRSAMPIKMAMRLCPQAKVVRGDYENYSKLSHDVTEIIQEKAPVLEKASIDEFYLDLSGMDRFFGCYQWTREIAESVKKNTGLPISFALSTNKTVSKIGTGEAKPLGRLEIKGNLVQPFLNPLSIRKIPMVGNATFQLLSRIGIRKIQTLSEMPVQVLQQMIGKNGTELWQKANGIDETSVVPYSERKSVSTETTFSTDTMDMPALKGIISGMAEKLAHQLRKEQWITSTVVLKIRYANFDTETKQCRIAYTAADHTLARCALDLFEKLYTRRMRLRLVGLRFTGLVHGNHQMNLFEDTEELMNLYQTMDRIKNRFGSRAVGRASGFDF from the coding sequence ATGAATCGCGCAATTGTACACATGGATCTTGATACCTTTTTTGTATCCTGCGAAAGGCTGCAGAACTCCAAACTTATTGGCGTTCCTGTAATCGTGGGCGGTGGCGACCGCGGGGTGGTGACGTCGTGTTCCTATGAAGCAAGATATTTCGGCGTGCGGTCTGCCATGCCGATCAAAATGGCGATGCGGCTTTGCCCGCAGGCAAAAGTGGTGCGCGGCGATTACGAGAATTACTCGAAACTTTCGCACGACGTTACCGAAATCATTCAGGAAAAAGCCCCGGTTCTGGAGAAAGCCAGTATTGATGAATTTTATCTGGACTTATCCGGAATGGACAGGTTTTTCGGGTGTTACCAATGGACCCGCGAAATTGCCGAATCGGTGAAGAAAAATACCGGTCTGCCCATCAGTTTCGCGCTGTCTACCAATAAAACGGTTTCCAAGATCGGCACCGGAGAGGCCAAACCACTCGGACGGCTTGAAATTAAAGGCAATTTAGTGCAGCCTTTTCTTAATCCGCTTTCGATAAGAAAAATCCCGATGGTGGGAAATGCCACTTTTCAGCTCCTCTCCCGAATCGGGATCCGCAAGATCCAGACTTTATCTGAAATGCCGGTGCAGGTGCTGCAGCAAATGATCGGCAAAAACGGCACTGAACTGTGGCAGAAAGCCAACGGCATCGATGAAACTTCGGTGGTGCCTTATTCCGAAAGAAAATCGGTTTCTACGGAAACTACGTTTAGCACCGATACGATGGATATGCCCGCACTGAAAGGAATTATTTCGGGAATGGCCGAAAAACTCGCCCATCAGCTTCGCAAAGAACAGTGGATCACTTCTACGGTGGTGCTGAAGATCCGGTATGCAAACTTCGATACCGAAACCAAACAGTGCAGAATTGCCTACACGGCCGCCGATCATACGCTGGCTCGCTGCGCGCTGGATTTGTTTGAAAAGTTATATACCCGGAGAATGAGGCTGCGGTTGGTAGGGCTGCGCTTCACGGGCCTCGTGCACGGTAATCATCAGATGAATTTATTTGAAGATACCGAAGAACTGATGAATTTATACCAAACGATGGACAGGATCAAGAACCGTTTCGGAAGCAGGGCAGTGGGCCGTGCCTCCGGCTTCGATTTTTAA